A segment of the Flavobacteriales bacterium genome:
TTCAAATTTTGCTTCAGCTTGCTCTTCAGTTAAAGCTCCTTTTCTTACTCCTACTAATAAGTGCTTTTTGTAAAGTACACCTGTGTACGATAATAAAGCTCTAACAGTATCAGTTGGTTGAGCACCTTTCATCATCCAATCTAACGCTCTATCAAATTTAATGTCGATAGTTGCAGGGTTAGTGTTTGGGTTGTAAGTACCAACTTTCTCGATGAATTTACCATCTCTTTTAGCTCTAGCATCAGCAGCTACTAAATGATAAAAAGGTTTTCCCTTCTTACCGTGTCTTTGCAATCTTAATTTTGTTGCCATTTTGTTTAATTGTTTTAAAAGGATCCTAAATCCTGTTAATTAAAAATTATTTGTTCAGCCTGCAAAATTAATAAGAAAATTGAATTAATCAATACCCAAAAGCATCTTTCTAACGAATTATTACAACATGCCCTGTATATTCATGGGTAATATTGCTATAATCTTTTACTATATACTTGTAAATATAGGCGTCTATAGGTACTTCCTGCCCGTTTTCAGTTCCATCCCAAAATGCTCGAATACTTGATGATTCATAAATAATTTCTCCCCAACGGTTAAAAATATACATTTGAGATTCTTTAATTCCTACAAATGAACCTTTAAATATATCGTTGACTCCATCTCCATTTGGAGAAAAAGCATTCGGAACATAGCCAAAATATTCTGGGTGAACAGTAAATGGTTTAACAATGGTGTCTGAGCATCCTAGCGCATCAGTAGCCACTAAAGTAACTTGGTATTCACCTTCTTGGGTATAGGTGTTTGTGGGGTTGGTAGTTGTAGCATATTCATTGTTATCAAAGTCCCAATAGTAAGTAATGGCATTTTGAGATTGATTACCAAAATAAATCGGTAAGTTTTCAATGCCTTCTAATGGAGAAGTATAAAAATTGGCTGTAGGTTTCTTCGTTGTAACTAATACAGAATCTCTAATATAATAAGTGTTACATGAATCGTATACATTTACATAAAAGTACTGCGATGTTTCAGGCGATACTTCTACTTCACTGGTTGTTTCATTATGGTCCCATTCGTAGCGATAATCTCCTGTTCCACTAGTTGCAATTACGCCAACAACAGCGTCTCCAAACGGACATATTGTAGTATCTCCATAAGTAGTAGTAGATAGTGTATCTCGTATGATATCAATAAATACAGTATCGTGATCTTGGTTCCCACATTCATCGGTAGCTGTAATAACATAGTAATGGTCAACTAAGGTTTGGACAGTTGTTGCAGCGGTGAACGTATTATTGGACCATGAATAATTGATGTTTCCTGCGCCTCCAGTAGTAGAAGCTGAAATGTCGATGGGCGAATTTGGGCAATAAACAGTTGTATCATTACTCGCTGTTACAACTAAAGGTTCGAAAATAGCAACTGTTAAGGTTACACTGTCAATTACAGATTGTATACCGCAAGCATCGGTTACAGTGACCACATAGGTTGTTGTATCCGTTGGACTTGCCAGAATGGAAGAAGTATTGTCTCCAGTATTCCAGCTATAGTTGTATGCTGGAGTCCCTCCTGAAACGATAGGTTCAAGGGTAATCGAATTTCCTGTGATACATGATAGTTCTTGATCATTAGGCATGGTGAGTGATAGAGG
Coding sequences within it:
- a CDS encoding 30S ribosomal protein S16; translated protein: MATKLRLQRHGKKGKPFYHLVAADARAKRDGKFIEKVGTYNPNTNPATIDIKFDRALDWMMKGAQPTDTVRALLSYTGVLYKKHLLVGVRKGALTEEQAEAKFEAWTKEKEAKIQAKKDGLAKSSEANTAARLEAEKAVKEAKAKEIAAKNAPEESKEEE
- a CDS encoding choice-of-anchor L domain-containing protein, with the protein product MTILLVFITSLATHAQLVTNSNVSPNNLVQNTLLGSGVNAYNITYTGSNDAIGYFDGSNCNINLSSGIIMTTGTVRNQTSLFGAQEGPFGPNDEASAGIDNNEPGDGQLAAYAGGNSTHNAAILEFDFDATGSVVSFNYVFGSDEYPEFVNAGYNDVFAFWISGPGISGSQNIAVVPGTSTPVTIDNVNSNSNSSYYINNGDGNSSPQNNNSTVVQYDGFTTVLTATSNVQCGQTYHIKIAICDVGDGSYDSGVFLEGGSFTSPLPMQTSSQVNSLGNLNSNQLLEGCSDATVTFTRSDSIAYSKTYPINYSGSATNGIDYSNLPNTVTFQPGQATTSLSLQTIADALNEGTETLTITMAYSGLCGQQTTVSTTLQIVDQPPLSLTMPNDQELSCITGNSITLEPIVSGGTPAYNYSWNTGDNTSSILASPTDTTTYVVTVTDACGIQSVIDSVTLTVAIFEPLVVTASNDTTVYCPNSPIDISASTTGGAGNINYSWSNNTFTAATTVQTLVDHYYVITATDECGNQDHDTVFIDIIRDTLSTTTYGDTTICPFGDAVVGVIATSGTGDYRYEWDHNETTSEVEVSPETSQYFYVNVYDSCNTYYIRDSVLVTTKKPTANFYTSPLEGIENLPIYFGNQSQNAITYYWDFDNNEYATTTNPTNTYTQEGEYQVTLVATDALGCSDTIVKPFTVHPEYFGYVPNAFSPNGDGVNDIFKGSFVGIKESQMYIFNRWGEIIYESSSIRAFWDGTENGQEVPIDAYIYKYIVKDYSNITHEYTGHVVIIR